In Deltaproteobacteria bacterium, the genomic window GAAGATGAACAACAGCAGCAGCACGTACATGTCGCGCTCGTTGACGCCCCGGAAGTAGAGAAAGAAGTTCTCGAACCCTCCCACCAGCAGACCGGCCGCGATGGCGCCGGGAATCGACCCCAGGCCGCCGATGACCGTGACGATGAGGCCCTTGACCGTCAGCGGCACCGTGATCAGCGGCGACAGCACGCCCACGGCGGATGCGGTCATCGCGCCGGCGATGCCGCCGAGCAGGCCCGCGAGCACGAAGGTGGTGGCATTGGTCCGGTGCACGTCGATGCCGCAGAGCTGCGCCGCGACGTCCTGTTGGGACACCGCCCGGGTCGCCAGGCCCAGGCGGGTGCGGTAGAGCACGTAGAGCAGCGCCAGCGTGCCGGCGACGCACATCGCCAGCACGAACAGCAGGTCGCCGCGGACCCCGTAGGGGCCGACATCGAACATCACGTCGTCGAACAGGGCCGGGAAGGTGAGGG contains:
- a CDS encoding branched-chain amino acid ABC transporter permease, with the translated sequence YALIGIGFTLIFGAMGKLNMTYAAASLAGAYAGLAAFAFVDAPAPVVFLISALASGFLGYVAYLACFRFIPINNHLAALMASIGGLFFIDEMVVHATDGSPLTFPALFDDVMFDVGPYGVRGDLLFVLAMCVAGTLALLYVLYRTRLGLATRAVSQQDVAAQLCGIDVHRTNATTFVLAGLLGGIAGAMTASAVGVLSPLITVPLTVKGLIVTVIGGLGSIPGAIAAGLLVGGFENFFLYFRGVNERDMYVLLLLFIFLVFRPQGIFGSGADRD